From Carettochelys insculpta isolate YL-2023 chromosome 3, ASM3395843v1, whole genome shotgun sequence, a single genomic window includes:
- the HEATR1 gene encoding HEAT repeat-containing protein 1 isoform X4 encodes MRHLEAILTSIPLEKDLDRLLASKVLEEFISYGMQNESDSTKMVVLNKQLLPLVRLLEGKYPKALDMVLEDHLQDVTNQKEQDLFHQFISLSVSGSKYQFLADSDTALVLSLNHPQPAVRVLAVQHLKQIIEAAKEGFDKSFIEEAIFARLRDDNLEVVMTALSALEIFKSQISIEVTVSSLLTLFQRVDLSKDGKWYKALEEAINIFFKEELLNQKEELVNQVVMQLLPFMVITSNNSKSAEWKMALCLSQSGLCSLHPLLKDWPEAFEKVIKSIKSADLIGVANQKMIMLFSDNITSKNPSLILQMVEGLIDIAENEAESVRQKVTVHIISFVLVQCCCNSQMEERYWSLALRVFSLLEGKIRKLESSHSAEVIPAKWLIESKPAGLVSVELFSKYIEKLNSGQAVDAEDSAMLMLLLKDFVCGLKPPISFMKGETWWNPESLNEDSRDYLRLLLALFDIIVCGASEGADVLQFRALLSLLFKVHLEDSEDLFKFLSVLWTYNYNLSNQLNSTVNAMLQTRALHIGCAMLTSQTAQKKKQLASASSPVVISLLINLGSPVSEVRRAALNCLCSLSGIKESPFQPILHNLVRKAEEIVTDPIYMIQNLGSLFEELQTQSQQKSHQKRLSEALEHVLNCVQTPCCPSYVARSLMKILQQVNGEKILCHLLPAMDGLVEKVLKEPEAVLKDEVVLLHLILEKYNEHSATLLCKDQQSLDLFIKSLHIAKELYKGIPTFQITALGQITKPFFAALPDRKVQQKLLTVLFDLLLNCKNPLCAQTIGSVFKGISVDAEQVSVELEPPEKAKVLATIQQTRRQKIQQQRKPHAPESVQEIVSSVNWQRITLILELLQHKKKLKHPQLLVPTLFNLLARCLETSTEQENTEYTKQLILSCLINICQKLSPDGGRIQPDILDKEKFNVELIVQCVRVSEMPQTHHHALLLLGTAAGMFPDKVLHNIMPIFTFMGANVMRLDDTYSFQIINKTVKMVIPALIQAEDCGSPEAAQNVEEVVIKIIHVFVDALPHVPEHRRLPILAQLIDTLGGERFLWVLLVLLFEQHVTKTVTAATNGEKDAVLEADTEFWISVCCEFSVQHQFQSLMKVIQYLRELPENKEDDPGPKKSRTQKTKMQDEEVQLFSVESHSGKQLRHFKFLSVSFMAQLLSSQNFVKKIVESDGAEELQELEQRCSPSRLLEEVICYIKVVAHSAEENADKPTAKFWRALLNKSYDMLDKVNALLPTQTFIPVIRGLMANQLPSVRRKAMDLLNNKLQQRTRWEKVQVQQLLELIPELIAIVQHKINEEEEEQAINRQTALFSLKLLCKCFGTEQPEPFVPVLKATIDLISSERREERNVMGSALLCIAEVTHILRALAVPQLPRLMPALLKRLKHKKELISNEIYVLSAVTALLKVVATLAHFLSPYLLDTLLLVVRLERIAVEMGPSSQLNLRTISLKTVLATQLDPRILLPAITKCYSELANAQKSHLGPLMDILKEHIAVMERDQLISHQSELTAFFLKALDFRTEHSQDDLEEVGRTETHIISCLIGMVMKLSEVSFRPFFFKLYDWSKSEGTSKDRLLTFYRLADCIADKLKSLFTLFAGNLVKPFADTLNQINIAKTDKAFFDSENSTEKSCLLLQFVLDCLHKIFLFDTQHFVSKERAETLMVPLVDQLENMLGGEEKFQERVTMHLIPCIAQFSIAVADDSLWKPLSYQILLKTRHTLPKVRFAALLTLVEFAGKLKENYMVLLPESIPFLAELMEDECEEVEHQCQKTIQQLEVILGEPLHSYF; translated from the exons ATGAGACATCTAGAAGCCATACTGACAAGTATACCACTGGAAAAGGATTTGGATCGCTTATTGGCCAG TAAAGTGCTTGAAGAATTTATTTCTTATGGTATGCAGAATGAATCTGAttccaccaaaatggttgtgctCAATAAACAACTTCTTCCTCTTGTCAGGCTTCTTGAAGGGAA ATATCCTAAAGCGCTGGACATGGTGCTGGAAGATCATCTGCAAGATGTCACAAATCAGAAAGAGCAAGATCTCTTCCATCAATTCATCTCTCTTTCAGTGAGTGGCAGTAAATATCAG TTTCTGGCAGACTCTGATACTGCTCTGGTGCTTAGCCTGAatcatccacagccagcagtcaGAGTCTTGGCTGTTCAACATTTGAAGCAGATCATCGAAGCAGCAAAG GAGGGTTTTGACAAGTCTTTCATAGAAGAAGCCATTTTTGCTCGACTTAGGGATGACAATCTGGAAGTTGTTATGACTGCACTAAGTGCCTTAGAG ATTTTCAAGTCACAGATCAGTATAGAAGTTACTGTTTCGAGCCTGTTAACTCTCTTTCAAAGAGTTGATCTTTCAAAGGATGGGAAGTG GTATAAAGCTCTGGAGGAAGcaataaacatttttttcaaagaagaGCTTCTGAATCAGAAGGAAGAGCTAGTAAATCAAGTAGTAATGCAGTTGCTACCATTTATGGTTATCACTAGTAATAATTCAAAATCTGCAGAATGGAAAATGGCGCTTTGTCTGTCACAGTCTGGCCTCTGCTCCCTACATCCTTTGTTGAAGGACTGGCCGGAAG CTTTTGAAAAAGTGATAAAATCCATCAAGTCTGCAGATTTGATTGGTGTGGCCAACCAGAAAATGATCATGCTGTTTTCTGATAACATAACTTCAAAGAATCCTTCCTTAATATTACAGATG GTGGAAGGTCTGATCGACATAGCTGAAAATGAAGCTGAAAGTGTGAGACAGAAAGTAACTGTTCATATTATCAGCTTTGTGCTTGTCCAGTGCTGCTGTAATtcacaaatggaagaaaggtaTTGGTCATTGGCTCTGAGAGTCTTCAGTCTTCTGGAGGGAAAAATTAGAAAACTTGAGAGCAGTCATTCTGCAGAG GTGATTCCTGCAAAATGGCTTATCGAGTCAAAGCCTGCAGGCTTGGTGTCGGTTGAGTTATTTTCCAAATACATAGAAAAGCTCAACAGTGGTCAGGCTGTAGACGCAGAAGACTCAGCCATGCTCATGCTTCTGTTGAAAGACTTTGTTTGTGGTCTGAAGCCTCCCATATCCTTTATGAAAG GTGAAACCTGGTGGAATCCTGAAAGCTTGAATGAAGACAGCAGAGACTATTTACGTCTGTTATTGGCACTGTTTGACATCATTGTCTGTGGAGCCAGTGAGGGAGCTGATGTTCTTCAGTTCAGAGCCCTACTGAGCCTTCTATTCaag gtGCATTTAGAAGATTCAGAGGATCTGTTTAAATTCCTTTCAGTCTTATGGACCTATAACTATAACCTCTCAAATCAGCTAAATTCCACAGTGAATGCGATGCTACAGACTCGAGCTTTGCACATAGGATGTGCAATGCTTACATCACAGACTGCCCAGAAGAAGAAACAGTTGGCATCAGCCTCCTCCCCAG TGGTGATATCTTTGTTGATTAATCTGGGGAGTCCTGTGAGTGAAGTGCGAAGAGCTGCTCTTAACTGTCTTTGCTCCCTGAGTGGAATAAAGGAGTCTCCATTTCAACCCATACTTCATAATCTGGTACGAAAAGCAGAGGAGATTGTAACTGATCCTATCTATATGATCCAG AATTTAGGAAGCTTATTTGAGGAGCTGCAGACACAAAGTCAACAGAAATCCCATCAGAAGAGATTGTCAGAAGCTTTGGAACATGTGCTCAATTGTGTACAAACCCCTTGTTGTCCTTCCTATGTGGCAAGAAGCTTGATGAAGATTCTTCAGCAGGTCAATGGTGAG AAGATATTGTGTCACCTGTTGCCCGCAATGGATGGATTGGTGGAGAAAGTCCTAAAGGAACCTGAGGCGGTGTTGAAAGATGAAGTTGTTCTTCTGCACCTCATCCTTGAGAAATATAATGAACATTCAGCAACGCTTTTGTGCAAGGATCAGCAAAGTCTGGACTTATTCATCAAAAGTCTGCATATTGCAAAGGAGCTTTACAAAGGAATACCTACTTTCCAGATCACAGCACTTGGGCAG ATTACTAAACCGTTCTTTGCTGCACTGCCAGATCGGAAGGTGCAACAGAAGCTGCTAACAGTTCTGTTTGATTTACTGTTAAATTGTAAAAACCCACTTTGTGCCCAGACAATTGGCAGTGTTTTTAAAGGG ATTTCAGTTGATGCTGAGCAGGTTAGTGTAGAGCTAGAACCTCCTGAGAAAGCCAAAGTTCTGGCCACCATTCAGCAAACtaggagacagaaaatacagcagCAGAG aaaacCCCATGCTCCAGAGTCAGTGCAGGAAATAGTAAGCAGTGTGAACTGGCAGAGAATTACGCTCATCCTGGAATTATTACAGCACAAGAAGAAGCTCAAGCATCCTCAGCTGCTAGTACCAACACTTTTTAATCTATTAGCCAG ATGCCTGGAAACTTCAACAGAACAGGAAAATACAGAATATACGAAGCAGTTAATCCTCAGCTGTttgataaacatctgtcagaaaCTATCCCCAGATGGTGGCAGGATCCAGCCAG ATATCCTTGATAAAGAGAAATTCAATGTGGAGCTGATAGTTCAGTGTGTCAGGGTATCAGAAATGCCTCAGACACATCACCACGCGCTACTACTGCTTGGTACTGCTGCTGGTATGTTCCCT GACAAAGTTCTTCACAACATCATGCCTATTTTCACATTCATGGGAGCAAATGTCATGCGACTGGATGACACTTACAGCTTCCAAATAATTAATAAGACAGTGAAGATGGTTATTCCTGCTCTTATACAG GCTGAAGATTGTGGCTCTCCAGAAGCTGCACAGAACGTGGAGGAAGTAGTTATTAAAATCATACACGTGTTTGTGGATGCCTTGCCTCATGTGCCTGAGCACAGAcgcttgcccatcctggctcagcTGATTGATACATTGGGAGGGGAACGATTCCTTTGGGTTCTTCTGGTGCTCCTGTTCGAACAGCATGTGACCAAAACAGTGACTGCAGCAACCAATGGGGAAAAG GATGCTGTTCTGGAGGCAGACACTGAATTTTGGATTTCTGTTTGTTGTGAGTTTAGTGTTCAACATCAATTCCAGAGCTTGATGAAAGTAATCCAGTACTTAAGAGAACTGCCAGAGAACAAAGAAG ATGATCCTGGACCAAAGAAATCAAGAACACAAAAGACAAAAATGCAAGATGAAGAAGTGCAGCTTTTCAGTGTGGAGTCTCATTCAGGCAAACAACTGCgacattttaaatttttatcTGTCTCCTTCATGGCACAGCTTCTGTCATCGCAAAACTTTGTGAAAAAG aTAGTTGAAAGTGATGGCGCTGAAGAGCTACAGGAGTTGGAGCAGAG ATGTTCCCCATCTAGATTATTAGAAGAGGTCATTTGCTATATAAAAGTTGTGGCACACTCTGCGGAAGAAAATGCAGACAAACCAACAGCGAAGTTTTGGAGGGCTCTGCTCAATAAGTCTTACGATATGCTAGATAAA gTCAATGCCTTACTGCCAACACAGACATTTATCCCTGTCATTAGAGGGCTAATGGCCAACCAGCTGCCTTCAGTGAGGCGTAAAGCAATGGATCTCTTGAACAATAAATTGCAGCAGCGCACACGTTGGGAGAAGGTCCAG GTTCAACAGCTCTTAGAATTAATTCCAGAGTTAATCGCTATTGTACAGCATAAAAtaaatgaagaggaggaggagcaagcCATCAACAGACAGACAGCTTTGTTCAGCCTCAAATTGCTGTGCAAATGTTTTGGCACAGAACAGCCAGAGCCTTTTGTGCCTGTGCTCAAAGCCACCATTGACCTGATTTCTTCAGaaaggagggaagaaaggaaCGTAATGGGAAGTGCTTTGCTGTGTATTGCTGAGGTCACCCATATACTGAGAGCACTAGCAGTACCTCAGCTTCCAAG GCTGATGCCAGCGTTGCTGAAGAGGCTAAAACATAAAAAGGAGCTGATCTCCAATGAGATTTATGTACTTAGCGCCGTGACTGCACTGCTGAAAGTTGTGGCAACACTAGCACACTTCCTTAGTCCATATCTATTGGATACTTTGCTGCTG GTTGTTCGCTTGGAAAGGATAGCAGTGGAAATGGGTCCTTCGTCCCAGCTTAATCTCCGTACAATATCACTGAAAACTGTTTTAGCTACACAGCTGGATCCCAGAATTCTCTTACCAGCAATTACCAAATGTTACAGTGAACTTGCAAATGCTCAGAAG AGCCACTTGGGTCCTCTTATGGACATTCTTAAGGAGCACATTGCAGTTATGGAGAGGGATCAGCTTATCTCCCACCAGTCTGAGTTAACAGCATTTTTCTTGAAAGCCCTGGACTTCAGAACAGAGCACTCACAG GATGATCTGGAGGAAGTTGGTAGAACAGAGACTCATATTATTAGCTGTTTAATTGGAATGGTCATGAAGCTTTCAGAGGTTTCTTTCAGACCCTTCTTCTTCAAG ttatATGATTGGTCCAAATCAGAGGGCACCTCAAAGGACAGACTGTTGACATTCTACCGGTTAGccgattgcattgcagacaaacTCAAGAGTCTTTTCACCCTATTTGCTGGTAATTTAGTGAAGCCTTTTGCTGACACCCTGAACCAGATTAACATCGCCAAAACTG ACAAAGCTTTCTTTGACTCTGAAAACAGCACGGAAAAGAGCTGCTTACTGCTGCAGTTCGTCCTTGACTGTTTGCACAAAATCTTCCTCTTTGACACCCAGCATTTTGTCAGCAAAGAGAGAGCAGAAACTTTGATGGTGCCCCTAGTTGACCAG CTAGAAAACATGCTTGGAGGGGAAGAGAAGTTCCAAGAAAGAGTGACCATGCACCTGATTCCATGTATAGCTCAGTTTTCGATTGCAGTGGCAGATGACTCTCTGTGGAAACCACTCAGTTACCAAATTCTGCTAAAGACAAGGCACACCCTACCTAAG
- the HEATR1 gene encoding HEAT repeat-containing protein 1 isoform X3 has protein sequence MTSLAHQLKQLALPQNDPSLFSRSEAASLLFDCKEAANIDRDTFFAIGCTGLEELMGIDPSFAMFHSTLFSLTSKGLERSVQTKAVNEQLDENISSFLIHLSPYFMLKPAQKCLEWLIHRFHIHLYNEDSLVGCVLPYHETKVFVRVIQLLKIGDPTHKWNWLHPITKPGVPLARGALITHCYKNLGFMDFICSLVTKSVKTFSVHHRNVSQLRVLFTFYASTIVSALGAVEQITDTIVSKLLPYIQKGLKSSLVDYRAATYMIICQLSVKMTMETSLLQSLTLQISKNLTKTPSLAREGLACLLVLLQNQKGEDIGKKPFRYLCNVPDLVSILHGISVAHDVAPLLRYLLPHLVCSLIDCSTGHEESEVTDNQIYMRHLEAILTSIPLEKDLDRLLASKVLEEFISYGMQNESDSTKMVVLNKQLLPLVRLLEGKYPKALDMVLEDHLQDVTNQKEQDLFHQFISLSVSGSKYQFLADSDTALVLSLNHPQPAVRVLAVQHLKQIIEAAKEGFDKSFIEEAIFARLRDDNLEVVMTALSALEIFKSQISIEVTVSSLLTLFQRVDLSKDGKWYKALEEAINIFFKEELLNQKEELVNQVVMQLLPFMVITSNNSKSAEWKMALCLSQSGLCSLHPLLKDWPEAFEKVIKSIKSADLIGVANQKMIMLFSDNITSKNPSLILQMVEGLIDIAENEAESVRQKVTVHIISFVLVQCCCNSQMEERYWSLALRVFSLLEGKIRKLESSHSAEVIPAKWLIESKPAGLVSVELFSKYIEKLNSGQAVDAEDSAMLMLLLKDFVCGLKPPISFMKGETWWNPESLNEDSRDYLRLLLALFDIIVCGASEGADVLQFRALLSLLFKVHLEDSEDLFKFLSVLWTYNYNLSNQLNSTVNAMLQTRALHIGCAMLTSQTAQKKKQLASASSPVVISLLINLGSPVSEVRRAALNCLCSLSGIKESPFQPILHNLVRKAEEIVTDPIYMIQNLGSLFEELQTQSQQKSHQKRLSEALEHVLNCVQTPCCPSYVARSLMKILQQVNGEKILCHLLPAMDGLVEKVLKEPEAVLKDEVVLLHLILEKYNEHSATLLCKDQQSLDLFIKSLHIAKELYKGIPTFQITALGQITKPFFAALPDRKVQQKLLTVLFDLLLNCKNPLCAQTIGSVFKGISVDAEQVSVELEPPEKAKVLATIQQTRRQKIQQQRKPHAPESVQEIVSSVNWQRITLILELLQHKKKLKHPQLLVPTLFNLLARCLETSTEQENTEYTKQLILSCLINICQKLSPDGGRIQPDILDKEKFNVELIVQCVRVSEMPQTHHHALLLLGTAAGMFPDKVLHNIMPIFTFMGANVMRLDDTYSFQIINKTVKMVIPALIQAEDCGSPEAAQNVEEVVIKIIHVFVDALPHVPEHRRLPILAQLIDTLGGERFLWVLLVLLFEQHVTKTVTAATNGEKDAVLEADTEFWISVCCEFSVQHQFQSLMKVIQYLRELPENKEDDPGPKKSRTQKTKMQDEEVQLFSVESHSGKQLRHFKFLSVSFMAQLLSSQNFVKKIVESDGAEELQELEQRCSPSRLLEEVICYIKVVAHSAEENADKPTAKFWRALLNKSYDMLDKVNALLPTQTFIPVIRGLMANQLPSVRRKAMDLLNNKLQQRTRWEKVQVQQLLELIPELIAIVQHKINEEEEEQAINRQTALFSLKLLCKCFGTEQPEPFVPVLKATIDLISSERREERNVMGSALLCIAEVTHILRALAVPQLPRLMPALLKRLKHKKELISNEIYVLSAVTALLKVVATLAHFLSPYLLDTLLLVVRLERIAVEMGPSSQLNLRTISLKTVLATQLDPRILLPAITKCYSELANAQKSHLGPLMDILKEHIAVMERDQLISHQSELTAFFLKALDFRTEHSQDDLEEVGRTETHIISCLIGMVMKLSEVSFRPFFFKLYDWSKSEGTSKDRLLTFYRLADCIADKLKSLFTLFAGNLVKPFADTLNQINIAKTDKAFFDSENSTEKSCLLLQFVLDCLHKIFLFDTQHFVSKERAETLMVPLVDQVKCTPSTGSRTVLIKDVVPKWNKTNFFTCRKQ, from the exons AAACCAGGAGTTCCCCTGGCTAGAGGTGCTTTGATTACACACTGCTACAAAAACCTAGGTTTCATGGATTTCATTTGCAGTCTGGTAACAAAATCTGTAAAG ACCTTTTCTGTGCATCACAGGAATGTCTCTCAGTTGAGGGTGCTGTTTACTTTTTATGCCTCCACCATTGTGTCTGCTCTTGGGGCTGTAGAGCAGATAACTGACACTATAGTCTCCAAACTGCTGCCTTACATACAAAAG GGTTTGAAATCCTCTCTAGTGGATTACAGAGCTGCAACGTACATGATTATCTGCCAGCTGTCAGTCAAAATGACAATGGAAACCTCATTGTTGCAGTCATTAACATTACAGATCAGCAAGAATTTAACCAAAACACCTTCTCTAGCCAGGGAAGGGTTGGCCTGCCTGCTTGTTCTTCTGCAGAACCAAAAGGGAGAGGATATTGGGAAAAA GCCATTTCGTTACCTGTGTAATGTTCCAGACCTGGTTTCTATCCTGCATGGCATTTCAGTTGCTCATGATGTTGCTCCCCTTCTGCGTTACCTGCTGCCGCACCTGGTTTGCTCCCTTATTGACTGCAGTACTG GTCATGAGGAATCTGAAGTGACAGATAATCAAATATATATGAGACATCTAGAAGCCATACTGACAAGTATACCACTGGAAAAGGATTTGGATCGCTTATTGGCCAG TAAAGTGCTTGAAGAATTTATTTCTTATGGTATGCAGAATGAATCTGAttccaccaaaatggttgtgctCAATAAACAACTTCTTCCTCTTGTCAGGCTTCTTGAAGGGAA ATATCCTAAAGCGCTGGACATGGTGCTGGAAGATCATCTGCAAGATGTCACAAATCAGAAAGAGCAAGATCTCTTCCATCAATTCATCTCTCTTTCAGTGAGTGGCAGTAAATATCAG TTTCTGGCAGACTCTGATACTGCTCTGGTGCTTAGCCTGAatcatccacagccagcagtcaGAGTCTTGGCTGTTCAACATTTGAAGCAGATCATCGAAGCAGCAAAG GAGGGTTTTGACAAGTCTTTCATAGAAGAAGCCATTTTTGCTCGACTTAGGGATGACAATCTGGAAGTTGTTATGACTGCACTAAGTGCCTTAGAG ATTTTCAAGTCACAGATCAGTATAGAAGTTACTGTTTCGAGCCTGTTAACTCTCTTTCAAAGAGTTGATCTTTCAAAGGATGGGAAGTG GTATAAAGCTCTGGAGGAAGcaataaacatttttttcaaagaagaGCTTCTGAATCAGAAGGAAGAGCTAGTAAATCAAGTAGTAATGCAGTTGCTACCATTTATGGTTATCACTAGTAATAATTCAAAATCTGCAGAATGGAAAATGGCGCTTTGTCTGTCACAGTCTGGCCTCTGCTCCCTACATCCTTTGTTGAAGGACTGGCCGGAAG CTTTTGAAAAAGTGATAAAATCCATCAAGTCTGCAGATTTGATTGGTGTGGCCAACCAGAAAATGATCATGCTGTTTTCTGATAACATAACTTCAAAGAATCCTTCCTTAATATTACAGATG GTGGAAGGTCTGATCGACATAGCTGAAAATGAAGCTGAAAGTGTGAGACAGAAAGTAACTGTTCATATTATCAGCTTTGTGCTTGTCCAGTGCTGCTGTAATtcacaaatggaagaaaggtaTTGGTCATTGGCTCTGAGAGTCTTCAGTCTTCTGGAGGGAAAAATTAGAAAACTTGAGAGCAGTCATTCTGCAGAG GTGATTCCTGCAAAATGGCTTATCGAGTCAAAGCCTGCAGGCTTGGTGTCGGTTGAGTTATTTTCCAAATACATAGAAAAGCTCAACAGTGGTCAGGCTGTAGACGCAGAAGACTCAGCCATGCTCATGCTTCTGTTGAAAGACTTTGTTTGTGGTCTGAAGCCTCCCATATCCTTTATGAAAG GTGAAACCTGGTGGAATCCTGAAAGCTTGAATGAAGACAGCAGAGACTATTTACGTCTGTTATTGGCACTGTTTGACATCATTGTCTGTGGAGCCAGTGAGGGAGCTGATGTTCTTCAGTTCAGAGCCCTACTGAGCCTTCTATTCaag gtGCATTTAGAAGATTCAGAGGATCTGTTTAAATTCCTTTCAGTCTTATGGACCTATAACTATAACCTCTCAAATCAGCTAAATTCCACAGTGAATGCGATGCTACAGACTCGAGCTTTGCACATAGGATGTGCAATGCTTACATCACAGACTGCCCAGAAGAAGAAACAGTTGGCATCAGCCTCCTCCCCAG TGGTGATATCTTTGTTGATTAATCTGGGGAGTCCTGTGAGTGAAGTGCGAAGAGCTGCTCTTAACTGTCTTTGCTCCCTGAGTGGAATAAAGGAGTCTCCATTTCAACCCATACTTCATAATCTGGTACGAAAAGCAGAGGAGATTGTAACTGATCCTATCTATATGATCCAG AATTTAGGAAGCTTATTTGAGGAGCTGCAGACACAAAGTCAACAGAAATCCCATCAGAAGAGATTGTCAGAAGCTTTGGAACATGTGCTCAATTGTGTACAAACCCCTTGTTGTCCTTCCTATGTGGCAAGAAGCTTGATGAAGATTCTTCAGCAGGTCAATGGTGAG AAGATATTGTGTCACCTGTTGCCCGCAATGGATGGATTGGTGGAGAAAGTCCTAAAGGAACCTGAGGCGGTGTTGAAAGATGAAGTTGTTCTTCTGCACCTCATCCTTGAGAAATATAATGAACATTCAGCAACGCTTTTGTGCAAGGATCAGCAAAGTCTGGACTTATTCATCAAAAGTCTGCATATTGCAAAGGAGCTTTACAAAGGAATACCTACTTTCCAGATCACAGCACTTGGGCAG ATTACTAAACCGTTCTTTGCTGCACTGCCAGATCGGAAGGTGCAACAGAAGCTGCTAACAGTTCTGTTTGATTTACTGTTAAATTGTAAAAACCCACTTTGTGCCCAGACAATTGGCAGTGTTTTTAAAGGG ATTTCAGTTGATGCTGAGCAGGTTAGTGTAGAGCTAGAACCTCCTGAGAAAGCCAAAGTTCTGGCCACCATTCAGCAAACtaggagacagaaaatacagcagCAGAG aaaacCCCATGCTCCAGAGTCAGTGCAGGAAATAGTAAGCAGTGTGAACTGGCAGAGAATTACGCTCATCCTGGAATTATTACAGCACAAGAAGAAGCTCAAGCATCCTCAGCTGCTAGTACCAACACTTTTTAATCTATTAGCCAG ATGCCTGGAAACTTCAACAGAACAGGAAAATACAGAATATACGAAGCAGTTAATCCTCAGCTGTttgataaacatctgtcagaaaCTATCCCCAGATGGTGGCAGGATCCAGCCAG ATATCCTTGATAAAGAGAAATTCAATGTGGAGCTGATAGTTCAGTGTGTCAGGGTATCAGAAATGCCTCAGACACATCACCACGCGCTACTACTGCTTGGTACTGCTGCTGGTATGTTCCCT GACAAAGTTCTTCACAACATCATGCCTATTTTCACATTCATGGGAGCAAATGTCATGCGACTGGATGACACTTACAGCTTCCAAATAATTAATAAGACAGTGAAGATGGTTATTCCTGCTCTTATACAG GCTGAAGATTGTGGCTCTCCAGAAGCTGCACAGAACGTGGAGGAAGTAGTTATTAAAATCATACACGTGTTTGTGGATGCCTTGCCTCATGTGCCTGAGCACAGAcgcttgcccatcctggctcagcTGATTGATACATTGGGAGGGGAACGATTCCTTTGGGTTCTTCTGGTGCTCCTGTTCGAACAGCATGTGACCAAAACAGTGACTGCAGCAACCAATGGGGAAAAG GATGCTGTTCTGGAGGCAGACACTGAATTTTGGATTTCTGTTTGTTGTGAGTTTAGTGTTCAACATCAATTCCAGAGCTTGATGAAAGTAATCCAGTACTTAAGAGAACTGCCAGAGAACAAAGAAG ATGATCCTGGACCAAAGAAATCAAGAACACAAAAGACAAAAATGCAAGATGAAGAAGTGCAGCTTTTCAGTGTGGAGTCTCATTCAGGCAAACAACTGCgacattttaaatttttatcTGTCTCCTTCATGGCACAGCTTCTGTCATCGCAAAACTTTGTGAAAAAG aTAGTTGAAAGTGATGGCGCTGAAGAGCTACAGGAGTTGGAGCAGAG ATGTTCCCCATCTAGATTATTAGAAGAGGTCATTTGCTATATAAAAGTTGTGGCACACTCTGCGGAAGAAAATGCAGACAAACCAACAGCGAAGTTTTGGAGGGCTCTGCTCAATAAGTCTTACGATATGCTAGATAAA gTCAATGCCTTACTGCCAACACAGACATTTATCCCTGTCATTAGAGGGCTAATGGCCAACCAGCTGCCTTCAGTGAGGCGTAAAGCAATGGATCTCTTGAACAATAAATTGCAGCAGCGCACACGTTGGGAGAAGGTCCAG GTTCAACAGCTCTTAGAATTAATTCCAGAGTTAATCGCTATTGTACAGCATAAAAtaaatgaagaggaggaggagcaagcCATCAACAGACAGACAGCTTTGTTCAGCCTCAAATTGCTGTGCAAATGTTTTGGCACAGAACAGCCAGAGCCTTTTGTGCCTGTGCTCAAAGCCACCATTGACCTGATTTCTTCAGaaaggagggaagaaaggaaCGTAATGGGAAGTGCTTTGCTGTGTATTGCTGAGGTCACCCATATACTGAGAGCACTAGCAGTACCTCAGCTTCCAAG GCTGATGCCAGCGTTGCTGAAGAGGCTAAAACATAAAAAGGAGCTGATCTCCAATGAGATTTATGTACTTAGCGCCGTGACTGCACTGCTGAAAGTTGTGGCAACACTAGCACACTTCCTTAGTCCATATCTATTGGATACTTTGCTGCTG GTTGTTCGCTTGGAAAGGATAGCAGTGGAAATGGGTCCTTCGTCCCAGCTTAATCTCCGTACAATATCACTGAAAACTGTTTTAGCTACACAGCTGGATCCCAGAATTCTCTTACCAGCAATTACCAAATGTTACAGTGAACTTGCAAATGCTCAGAAG AGCCACTTGGGTCCTCTTATGGACATTCTTAAGGAGCACATTGCAGTTATGGAGAGGGATCAGCTTATCTCCCACCAGTCTGAGTTAACAGCATTTTTCTTGAAAGCCCTGGACTTCAGAACAGAGCACTCACAG GATGATCTGGAGGAAGTTGGTAGAACAGAGACTCATATTATTAGCTGTTTAATTGGAATGGTCATGAAGCTTTCAGAGGTTTCTTTCAGACCCTTCTTCTTCAAG ttatATGATTGGTCCAAATCAGAGGGCACCTCAAAGGACAGACTGTTGACATTCTACCGGTTAGccgattgcattgcagacaaacTCAAGAGTCTTTTCACCCTATTTGCTGGTAATTTAGTGAAGCCTTTTGCTGACACCCTGAACCAGATTAACATCGCCAAAACTG ACAAAGCTTTCTTTGACTCTGAAAACAGCACGGAAAAGAGCTGCTTACTGCTGCAGTTCGTCCTTGACTGTTTGCACAAAATCTTCCTCTTTGACACCCAGCATTTTGTCAGCAAAGAGAGAGCAGAAACTTTGATGGTGCCCCTAGTTGACCAG GTCAAGTGCACTCCCTCTACAGGCTCTCGGACAGTATTAATCAAAGATGTGGTGCCCAAGTGGAATAAAACCAATTTTTTCACATGCAGGAAACAATGA